A single window of Dermacentor albipictus isolate Rhodes 1998 colony chromosome 1, USDA_Dalb.pri_finalv2, whole genome shotgun sequence DNA harbors:
- the LOC135920255 gene encoding uncharacterized protein yields MHSSKPFAFAAHVSAHLIIQILFLAVVPAASDAAAPSEPLRCECPANHCHLSTATDSPVAPPRPFLNCPRIPAPSSTTTEEPTIRQHHPGAALCGLGRCATMHSSKPFAFAAHVSAHLIIQILFLALVLAASDAAAPSEPLRCECPTNHCHLSTATDSPVAPPRPFLNCPRIPAPSSTTTEEPTIRQHHPGAALCGLGRCATMHSSKPFAFAAHVSAHLIIQILFLALVLAASDAAAPSEPLRCECPTNHCHLSTATDSPVAPPRPFLNCPRIPAPSSTTTEEPTIRQHHPGAALCGLGRCATRHSSKPFAFAAHVSAHLIIQILFLALVLAASDAAAPSEPLRCECPANHCHLSTATDSPVAPPRPFLNCPRIPAPSSTTTEEPTIRQHHPGAALCGLGRCATMHSSKPFAFAAHVSAHLIIQILFLAVVPAASDAAAPSEPLRCECPTNHCHLSTATDSPVAPPRPFLNCPRIPAPSSTTTEEPTIRQHHPGAALCGLGRCATMHSSKPFAFAAQVSAHLIIQILFLAVVPAASDAAAPSEPLRCECPTNHCHLSTATDSPVAPPRPFLNCPRIPAPSSTTTEEPTIRQHHPGAALCGLGRCATMHSSKPFAFAAHVSAHLIIQILFLAVVPAASDAAAPSEPLRCECPTNHCHLSTATDSPVAPPRPFLNCPRIPAPSSTTTEEPTIRQHHPGAALCGLGRCATMHSSKPFAFAAHVSAHLIIQILFLAVVPAASDAAAPSEPLRCECPTNHCHLSTATDSPVAPPRPFLNCPRIPAPSSTTTEEPTIRQHHPGAALCGLGRCATMHSSKPFAFAAHVSAHLIIQILFLAVVPAASDAAAPSEPLRCECPTNHCHLSTATDSPVAPPRPFLNCPRIPAPSSTTTEEPTIRQHHPGAALCGLGRCATMHSSKPFAFAAQVSAHLIIQILFLAVVPAASDSAAPSEPLRCECPANHCHLSTACPAGKLELPRRCSHLLPHLDLSLDVQDNSECIATGSNIKDQNPHKEDGQKRDYWFVSCHTKP; encoded by the coding sequence ATGCACTCATCGAAGCCGTTTGCCTTCGCTGCGCATGTGTCTGCCCATCTAATCATCCAGATACTGTTCCTGGCCGTGGTTCCCGCCGCTTCCGATGCCGCGGCTCCCAGCGAACCACTTCGCTGCGAGTGTCCCGCCAACCATTGTCACCTGTCTACAGCTACAGATAGTCCGGTAGCGCCGCCGCGGCCGTTCCTCAACTGCCCCCGGATTCCCGCACCGTCATCGACAACAACCGAAGAGCCAACTATAAGACAGCATCACCCAGGCGCGGCACTCTGTGGGCTCGGTCGCTGTGCCACGATGCACTCATCGAAGCCGTTTGCCTTCGCTGCGCATGTGTCTGCCCATCTAATCATCCAGATACTGTTCCTGGCCCTGGTTCTCGCCGCTTCCGATGCCGCGGCTCCCAGCGAACCACTTCGCTGCGAGTGTCCCACCAACCATTGTCACCTGTCTACAGCTACAGATAGTCCGGTAGCGCCGCCGCGGCCGTTCCTCAACTGCCCCCGGATTCCCGCACCGTCATCGACAACAACCGAAGAGCCAACTATAAGACAGCATCACCCAGGCGCGGCACTCTGTGGGCTCGGTCGCTGTGCCACGATGCACTCATCGAAGCCGTTTGCCTTCGCTGCGCATGTGTCTGCCCATCTAATCATCCAGATACTGTTCCTGGCCCTGGTTCTCGCCGCTTCCGATGCCGCGGCTCCCAGCGAACCACTTCGCTGCGAGTGTCCCACCAACCATTGTCACCTGTCTACAGCTACAGATAGTCCGGTAGCGCCGCCGCGGCCGTTCCTCAACTGCCCCCGGATTCCCGCACCGTCATCGACAACAACCGAAGAGCCAACTATAAGACAGCATCACCCAGGCGCGGCACTCTGTGGGCTCGGTCGCTGTGCCACGAGGCACTCATCGAAGCCGTTTGCCTTCGCTGCGCATGTGTCTGCCCATCTAATCATCCAGATACTGTTCCTGGCCCTGGTTCTCGCCGCTTCCGATGCCGCGGCTCCCAGCGAACCACTTCGCTGCGAGTGTCCCGCCAACCATTGTCACCTGTCTACAGCTACAGATAGTCCGGTAGCGCCGCCGCGGCCGTTCCTCAACTGCCCCCGAATTCCCGCACCGTCATCGACAACAACCGAAGAGCCAACTATAAGACAGCATCACCCAGGCGCGGCACTCTGTGGGCTCGGTCGCTGTGCCACGATGCACTCATCGAAGCCGTTTGCCTTCGCTGCGCATGTGTCTGCCCATCTAATCATCCAGATACTGTTCCTGGCCGTGGTTCCCGCCGCTTCCGATGCCGCGGCTCCCAGCGAACCACTTCGCTGCGAGTGTCCTACCAACCATTGTCACCTGTCTACAGCTACAGATAGTCCGGTAGCGCCGCCGCGGCCGTTCCTCAACTGCCCCCGGATTCCCGCACCGTCATCGACAACAACCGAAGAGCCAACTATAAGACAGCATCACCCAGGCGCGGCACTCTGTGGGCTCGGTCGCTGTGCCACGATGCACTCATCGAAGCCGTTTGCCTTCGCTGCGCAGGTGTCAGCGCATCTAATCATCCAGATACTGTTCCTGGCCGTGGTTCCCGCCGCTTCCGATGCCGCGGCTCCCAGCGAACCACTTCGCTGCGAGTGTCCCACCAACCATTGTCACCTGTCTACAGCTACAGATAGTCCGGTAGCGCCGCCGCGGCCGTTCCTCAACTGCCCCCGGATTCCCGCACCGTCATCGACAACAACCGAAGAGCCAACTATAAGACAGCATCACCCAGGCGCGGCACTCTGTGGGCTCGGTCGCTGTGCCACGATGCACTCATCGAAGCCGTTTGCCTTCGCAGCGCATGTGTCTGCCCATCTAATCATCCAGATACTGTTCCTGGCCGTGGTTCCCGCCGCTTCCGATGCCGCGGCTCCCAGCGAACCACTTCGCTGCGAGTGTCCCACCAACCATTGTCACCTGTCTACAGCTACAGATAGTCCGGTAGCGCCGCCGCGGCCGTTCCTCAACTGCCCCCGGATTCCCGCACCGTCATCGACAACAACCGAAGAGCCAACTATAAGACAGCATCACCCAGGCGCGGCACTCTGTGGGCTCGGTCGCTGTGCCACGATGCACTCATCGAAGCCGTTTGCCTTCGCTGCGCATGTGTCTGCCCATCTAATCATCCAGATACTGTTCCTGGCCGTGGTTCCCGCCGCTTCCGATGCCGCGGCTCCCAGCGAACCACTTCGCTGCGAGTGTCCCACCAACCATTGTCACCTGTCTACAGCTACAGATAGTCCGGTAGCGCCGCCGCGGCCGTTCCTCAACTGCCCCCGGATTCCCGCACCGTCATCGACAACAACCGAAGAGCCAACTATAAGACAGCATCACCCAGGCGCGGCACTCTGTGGGCTCGGTCGCTGTGCCACGATGCACTCATCGAAGCCGTTTGCCTTCGCTGCGCATGTGTCTGCCCATCTAATCATCCAGATACTGTTCCTGGCCGTGGTTCCCGCCGCTTCCGATGCCGCGGCTCCCAGCGAACCACTTCGCTGCGAGTGTCCCACCAACCATTGTCACCTGTCTACAGCTACAGATAGTCCGGTAGCGCCGCCGCGGCCGTTCCTCAACTGCCCCCGGATTCCCGCACCGTCATCGACAACAACCGAAGAGCCAACTATAAGACAGCATCACCCAGGCGCGGCACTCTGTGGGCTCGGTCGCTGTGCCACGATGCACTCATCGAAGCCGTTTGCCTTCGCTGCGCAGGTGTCAGCGCATCTAATCATCCAGATACTGTTCCTGGCCGTGGTTCCCGCCGCTTCCGATTCCGCGGCTCCCAGCGAACCACTTCGCTGCGAGTGTCCCGCCAACCATTGTCACCTGTCTACAGCTTGTCCGGCAGGTAAACTCGAG